From the bacterium genome, one window contains:
- a CDS encoding cytochrome c biogenesis protein ResB, which produces MVEEKRTPPPMDRVWSFFISVKLAIVTLIVLAVTSIFGTIIEQNQPPEKYHQIYEDWAFTLLDRMNMFDMYHSTWFLLLLVLFTVNLSCCTIDRFPKMLKVVRNPRTKLDGNLEKTLSFTDRWKKKGALSEWAAKYTGALSSSFAKPRLTEDEGVVHLYAEAGVASRFGVYVTHLSIIIIFIGAIAGNVLGFKGYVNIPEGEGVAKVPVRGGNQMQDLGFTVRCNAFSLETYPSGQPKAYKSDLSVIDGGREVLRKTIVVNDPLQYKGIWFYQSSYGQAGGATAQVTVTRKDGTPAGTLSLKANEAVPIEGYGTVRGVNYDENFQGNGPALQVVVEKPGKPSASFWLFRGRTDLDRQRADSLVFSFGGLSSKMFTGLQVAKDPGVNIVWLGCALMVIGLTMAFFLSHQRVWVRLSPGTDGRIEVVLAGSASRNRLAFEKKFEKILTGVKAEAQ; this is translated from the coding sequence ATGGTTGAAGAGAAGCGCACTCCGCCCCCGATGGACCGGGTGTGGAGCTTTTTCATCTCCGTCAAGCTGGCCATCGTCACGTTGATCGTACTCGCCGTCACTTCGATCTTCGGCACGATCATCGAGCAGAACCAGCCCCCCGAGAAGTATCACCAGATCTACGAGGACTGGGCGTTCACCCTCCTGGACCGGATGAACATGTTCGACATGTATCATTCCACCTGGTTTCTCCTCCTGCTGGTCCTGTTCACGGTGAACCTCTCCTGCTGCACCATCGACCGTTTTCCGAAGATGCTCAAGGTCGTGCGGAACCCGCGGACGAAGCTCGACGGGAACCTCGAAAAAACCCTGTCGTTCACGGACCGTTGGAAAAAGAAGGGGGCCCTTTCCGAATGGGCGGCGAAATACACCGGGGCGCTTTCCTCTTCCTTCGCGAAGCCGAGGCTCACCGAGGATGAGGGCGTGGTGCATCTCTACGCCGAGGCCGGCGTCGCCTCGCGGTTCGGGGTCTACGTGACGCACCTGTCCATCATCATCATCTTCATCGGGGCGATCGCCGGGAACGTCCTCGGATTCAAGGGATATGTGAACATCCCCGAAGGCGAGGGGGTCGCCAAGGTCCCGGTGCGGGGCGGGAACCAGATGCAGGACCTCGGGTTCACGGTCCGGTGCAACGCCTTCAGCCTCGAGACCTACCCGAGCGGCCAGCCCAAGGCGTACAAGTCCGACCTGAGCGTCATCGACGGGGGGCGGGAGGTGCTCCGGAAGACGATCGTGGTGAACGATCCGCTGCAGTACAAGGGGATCTGGTTCTATCAGTCGAGCTACGGTCAGGCGGGGGGAGCGACGGCGCAGGTGACGGTCACCCGCAAGGACGGGACGCCGGCGGGAACGCTCTCCCTCAAGGCGAACGAGGCGGTTCCGATCGAAGGCTACGGGACCGTGCGCGGGGTGAACTACGACGAGAACTTCCAGGGGAACGGCCCCGCGTTGCAGGTGGTCGTCGAGAAGCCCGGGAAGCCGTCCGCCTCGTTCTGGCTCTTCCGGGGACGCACCGACCTCGACCGGCAGCGCGCCGATTCCCTGGTCTTCTCCTTCGGGGGCTTGAGTTCGAAGATGTTCACCGGGCTCCAGGTCGCGAAGGACCCCGGGGTGAACATCGTCTGGCTGGGGTGCGCCCTGATGGTGATCGGGCTGACCATGGCCTTCTTCCTCTCCCACCAGCGCGTCTGGGTCCGCCTGTCCCCGGGCACGGACGGCCGCATCGAGGTCGTCCTCGCGGGGTCCGCCAGCCGGAACCGGCTTGCCTTCGAGAAGAAATTTGAGAAAATACTGACCGGCGTGAAGGCGGAGGCGCAATGA
- a CDS encoding redoxin domain-containing protein, translating to MRRRANAGRLLVSLFVFGYALHAAPKAAAAFRNVHTGTEAPVFKLMDLSGNEVSLDSFKGDNAVLVVFWATWSGRSIEELRDVQKLVDSFGPKGLKAVAVNVEHEHATDDDLRSIREKAASMKLTYPVLLDKGLETYRNFGVVAVPSTGVLGAGNLLRHDFNGYPSSAFLEMKSQVEELLGMKPRETAVAAKIDTSHKPTRTALLNYNLGRRLYAFGMPDKAEPKLKIAAAADPKWAAPNLLLGEVLLSRSRKDPGKAAEAKKAFEAAVAAEEGNVVARTGLARVYWSTGQAADAEREIDKVLKTNATYPPALLLKAGILGRKGDLPGAEKMIREAIELNPRDPLSHALAGRAYEEAKDLVKAAAMYRKAWELNGDH from the coding sequence ATGAGGAGACGGGCGAATGCGGGAAGGTTGCTCGTCTCCCTGTTCGTCTTCGGCTACGCGCTCCATGCCGCCCCGAAAGCGGCGGCCGCGTTCCGGAACGTCCACACCGGCACGGAGGCCCCCGTCTTCAAGCTGATGGATCTCTCCGGGAACGAGGTCTCCCTCGACTCCTTCAAGGGCGACAACGCGGTCCTTGTCGTCTTCTGGGCCACATGGAGCGGACGCTCCATCGAAGAGCTCCGGGACGTCCAGAAGCTCGTCGATTCGTTCGGCCCGAAAGGGCTTAAGGCCGTCGCCGTCAACGTGGAACACGAACACGCCACCGACGACGACCTGCGGTCGATCCGGGAGAAGGCCGCCTCCATGAAACTCACCTATCCGGTGCTCCTCGACAAGGGATTGGAAACCTACCGGAACTTCGGCGTGGTGGCGGTTCCTTCCACCGGGGTTCTCGGGGCCGGCAACCTCCTCCGCCACGATTTCAACGGGTATCCCTCCTCCGCCTTTCTCGAGATGAAGTCGCAGGTCGAGGAACTGCTCGGCATGAAGCCGAGGGAAACCGCCGTCGCCGCGAAGATCGATACGTCGCACAAGCCGACCCGCACGGCGCTGCTGAATTACAACCTCGGGAGGCGGCTCTACGCCTTCGGCATGCCGGACAAGGCCGAACCGAAACTGAAAATCGCCGCGGCCGCCGACCCGAAGTGGGCGGCCCCCAACCTTCTGCTGGGCGAGGTCCTCCTCTCCCGGTCGAGGAAGGACCCCGGGAAGGCCGCCGAGGCGAAGAAGGCGTTCGAGGCGGCCGTCGCCGCGGAAGAGGGGAACGTGGTGGCCCGCACCGGGCTGGCCCGCGTTTACTGGTCGACGGGCCAGGCGGCCGACGCGGAGCGCGAGATCGACAAGGTGTTGAAAACGAACGCCACGTACCCGCCGGCCCTCCTGCTGAAGGCAGGGATCCTCGGCAGGAAGGGGGATCTCCCTGGGGCGGAGAAAATGATCCGCGAGGCGATCGAGCTGAATCCCCGGGATCCGTTGTCGCACGCGCTTGCCGGGCGAGCCTACGAGGAGGCGAAGGATCTCGTGAAGGCGGCGGCGATGTACCGCAAGGCCTGGGAACTGAACGGGGACCACTGA
- a CDS encoding tetratricopeptide repeat protein: MALRTLRGSIVLFTALTALFLSTVPGGAAAFRNMKEGSPALPITLKDFEGKDVEFKPGSGKVTILSFVKLSQDRSVEQLKDLVTLHKDLSGKGIDVFVVASYGDTAAEAKKAISELGIAFPIVHDKDQKAYGDYGLFILPATGLIGKDGKFAFEHGSHGRDFKDVVGGKAKVLAGLMTEDDYKKLVTPVESAKKSKEEGEAERMISLGRTLLKRGMPDKAAERFGKAVELDPKNVMARISFGESLVASKKYDDALVQFTKAKEMAPSNKDAGLGIGTVHIAKGELDKAIQEISGAAMLNPNPEKAYFWLGAAYEKKGDLPNAVKYYKKAVEKIFRD; encoded by the coding sequence ATGGCCCTCCGAACGCTTCGCGGTTCCATCGTCCTGTTCACGGCGCTCACGGCGCTCTTCCTCTCCACCGTGCCCGGCGGCGCCGCCGCGTTCCGCAACATGAAGGAGGGGAGCCCCGCGCTCCCCATCACCCTCAAGGATTTCGAGGGCAAGGACGTGGAATTCAAGCCCGGCTCCGGGAAGGTGACGATCCTCTCCTTCGTGAAGCTTTCCCAGGACCGGTCGGTCGAACAGTTGAAGGACCTGGTCACGCTCCACAAGGATCTCTCCGGGAAGGGGATCGACGTCTTCGTCGTCGCCTCCTACGGCGACACGGCCGCCGAGGCGAAGAAGGCGATCTCGGAGTTGGGGATCGCCTTCCCGATCGTGCACGACAAGGACCAGAAAGCGTACGGCGACTACGGCCTCTTCATCCTGCCCGCCACGGGACTGATCGGCAAGGACGGCAAGTTCGCATTCGAGCACGGCAGCCACGGCCGGGATTTCAAGGACGTGGTCGGCGGGAAGGCGAAGGTGCTCGCGGGGCTCATGACGGAGGACGACTATAAGAAGCTCGTCACGCCGGTGGAGTCCGCCAAGAAGAGCAAGGAAGAGGGAGAGGCGGAACGGATGATCTCCCTCGGACGCACCCTGCTGAAACGCGGGATGCCCGACAAGGCGGCGGAACGGTTCGGGAAGGCCGTGGAGCTCGACCCGAAGAACGTCATGGCCCGCATTTCCTTCGGGGAGTCGTTGGTCGCCTCGAAAAAGTACGATGATGCGCTCGTCCAGTTCACGAAGGCGAAGGAGATGGCGCCGTCCAACAAGGACGCGGGGCTCGGGATCGGCACCGTCCACATCGCGAAGGGGGAACTCGACAAGGCGATCCAGGAGATCTCCGGTGCCGCGATGCTCAACCCGAACCCGGAGAAGGCGTACTTCTGGCTCGGGGCCGCTTACGAGAAGAAGGGAGATCTGCCGAACGCGGTGAAATATTACAAGAAGGCGGTCGAGAAGATCTTCAGGGACTAG
- the ccsB gene encoding c-type cytochrome biogenesis protein CcsB has product MSNVILFNLTTVLFGVASGLYLGALYAKNESIAGAGTWVCILAAVVSTAALGVRWWESYQMGIGRIPVTNLYESLVFFAWAVNLFYLVVERKYRNRTFGAFVMPIAFFTMVFAVYNDSSIQPLVPALQSYWLHAHVITCFVGYAAFAVSAGVAFMYLLKARQEQAKVSEGVVGLLPSCKMLDDLVYRAIIWGFPFLTIGIITGAAWANYAWGTYWSWDPKETWSLIVWLVYAAFLHARVTRGWHGKRAAILSITGFLATIMCYLGVNLVLSGLHSYGGG; this is encoded by the coding sequence ATGAGCAACGTCATCCTGTTCAACCTGACCACCGTGCTGTTCGGCGTGGCGTCCGGCCTCTACCTCGGCGCTCTCTACGCGAAGAACGAATCGATCGCGGGCGCAGGCACCTGGGTCTGCATCCTCGCGGCCGTCGTTTCCACCGCGGCGCTCGGGGTGCGCTGGTGGGAGTCGTACCAGATGGGGATCGGCCGCATCCCGGTGACGAACCTGTACGAGTCGCTCGTCTTCTTCGCCTGGGCGGTGAACCTGTTCTACCTGGTCGTGGAGAGGAAGTACCGAAATCGCACCTTCGGCGCCTTCGTGATGCCGATCGCGTTCTTCACGATGGTCTTCGCCGTCTACAACGACAGCAGCATCCAGCCGCTGGTGCCCGCCCTGCAGTCGTACTGGCTCCACGCCCACGTCATCACCTGTTTCGTCGGATACGCGGCGTTCGCCGTGTCCGCCGGCGTGGCGTTCATGTACCTGCTCAAGGCCCGCCAGGAACAGGCGAAGGTCTCCGAAGGGGTGGTCGGACTGCTGCCGTCGTGCAAAATGCTCGACGACCTGGTCTACCGGGCGATCATCTGGGGCTTCCCGTTCCTGACCATCGGGATCATCACCGGCGCGGCATGGGCGAACTACGCCTGGGGGACCTACTGGTCGTGGGACCCGAAGGAGACGTGGTCCCTCATCGTCTGGCTCGTCTACGCGGCCTTCCTCCACGCGCGGGTCACGCGGGGATGGCACGGCAAGCGCGCCGCCATCCTCTCGATCACGGGATTCCTCGCCACCATCATGTGCTACCTCGGCGTCAACCTGGTGCTCTCCGGCCTCCACTCCTACGGCGGGGGCTGA
- a CDS encoding 4Fe-4S binding protein: protein MGYLKRRIFQGMGAVLPNSYVQGILTASLYQGSLKSVCSPLLNCYACPSALFSCPIGTLQHFMVTGNVPYYGIGTLSAVGATVGRMTCGTLCPFGFLQDLLYKFRAWKVSIPVWVRYFRYAVLAALVFLIPYLTHENWFSKLCPMGTLIGGLPWVTLNDNVRSMIRALFWVKIAILLFFVTTATMVKRPFCRAICPLGAIFSLFNKSSFLQLAWNPDTCTRCGKCQKICPVDIRPDRNRTNPDCLRCLDCTRCPSLKLTTVFHRQPFGAPGASPDGATGTEGLSGVAAR, encoded by the coding sequence TTGGGATACCTGAAGCGCCGGATCTTCCAGGGGATGGGCGCCGTCCTCCCCAACTCCTACGTGCAGGGGATCCTGACCGCGTCCTTGTACCAGGGCTCGCTGAAAAGCGTCTGCAGCCCGCTGCTCAACTGCTACGCCTGTCCGTCCGCACTCTTCTCCTGTCCCATCGGCACGCTCCAGCATTTCATGGTGACCGGAAACGTCCCGTATTACGGAATAGGAACCCTTTCCGCGGTCGGCGCCACGGTGGGCCGGATGACGTGCGGGACGCTTTGTCCCTTCGGCTTCCTGCAGGATCTCCTCTACAAGTTCCGCGCGTGGAAGGTTTCCATCCCCGTGTGGGTACGGTATTTTCGCTACGCGGTCCTGGCGGCTCTCGTTTTCCTGATCCCCTACCTCACCCACGAAAACTGGTTTTCGAAGCTGTGCCCGATGGGGACGCTGATCGGCGGCCTGCCCTGGGTCACCTTGAACGACAATGTCCGCTCCATGATCCGGGCGCTCTTCTGGGTCAAGATCGCGATCCTCCTCTTCTTCGTCACGACCGCCACGATGGTGAAGCGCCCGTTCTGCCGCGCGATCTGCCCGCTGGGCGCGATCTTCTCCCTCTTCAACAAGTCGAGCTTCCTGCAACTCGCCTGGAACCCCGACACGTGCACACGGTGCGGGAAATGTCAAAAGATCTGCCCGGTGGACATCCGTCCCGACCGGAACCGGACGAATCCCGATTGCCTGCGGTGCCTCGACTGCACCCGGTGCCCGAGCCTCAAGCTGACCACCGTTTTCCATCGGCAGCCGTTCGGCGCGCCGGGTGCCTCGCCGGACGGCGCCACGGGAACGGAAGGGCTTTCGGGGGTGGCTGCACGGTGA
- a CDS encoding cytochrome c3 family protein codes for MESSNLLARLVQVLLVIVSAGWILHPADSAHGAPPVFDKPGYVYHPDVKKCSGCHPQEGKGYRVTRPVDAMCYRCHGRKDTKKYLHGPLGSGDCISCHDPHGSPNRFLTVAGPQVLCRMCHDQKSSEKHILRAKGKGCVTCHDPHSSNKTFLLK; via the coding sequence TTGGAGTCATCGAACCTGCTTGCGCGACTCGTGCAGGTGCTTCTGGTGATCGTGTCGGCGGGGTGGATCCTTCACCCCGCCGATTCCGCGCATGGCGCCCCCCCGGTATTCGACAAGCCGGGATACGTCTACCATCCGGACGTGAAGAAGTGCTCGGGATGCCACCCGCAGGAGGGAAAAGGGTACCGCGTCACGCGCCCGGTGGACGCGATGTGCTATCGTTGCCACGGAAGGAAAGACACGAAAAAATATTTGCACGGTCCCCTCGGGAGCGGGGATTGCATCTCCTGCCACGACCCGCACGGTTCCCCGAACCGTTTCTTGACGGTGGCCGGACCCCAGGTCCTGTGCAGGATGTGCCACGACCAGAAAAGCTCCGAGAAGCATATTCTGCGGGCCAAGGGCAAGGGGTGCGTGACCTGCCATGATCCGCACTCTTCGAACAAGACGTTCTTGCTGAAGTAG
- a CDS encoding cytochrome c3 family protein — translation MRKVWTVLGTTLCTFALTALFAGISAAADTCVSAKCHAQMGKAQYVHGPIGVGQCTVCHVEAKKGHPTGRKPDFKLVATGKALCEKCHQPVDKFEYKHTPVKKGECVGCHDPHQSDAPKQLKKKKTSELCYTCHKNTQQVKKFQHGPVASGDCNVCHNPHSSANPFQLEAKGNDVCFLCHEDRKAEFTRKYPHKPALESCMKCHDAHNSDHPFMQSKEGTALCFSCHKKMEEHLKASPVRHQALDKGPCTTCHTAHSSDYPRQLKTHTKDICYTCHKEMGARVRSAKNLHGPVQQNDCYACHDPHGSKNPLILKKYFPKEFYKPYETANYAMCFDCHNKDIALDKITTKLTNFRNGDTNMHFLHVNKEKGRSCKACHEVHAGDQDKHVRKEVPFGGSWKLPVEFTKTQGGGSCVVGCHKPKAYDRVNPVKYE, via the coding sequence ATGCGAAAAGTCTGGACGGTCCTCGGCACGACGCTGTGTACGTTTGCATTGACCGCGCTGTTCGCCGGGATTTCGGCGGCCGCGGATACCTGCGTATCGGCCAAATGCCATGCGCAGATGGGGAAAGCCCAATACGTCCACGGCCCGATCGGCGTGGGACAGTGCACCGTTTGCCACGTGGAGGCGAAAAAGGGGCATCCCACCGGCAGGAAGCCCGACTTCAAGCTGGTGGCGACGGGGAAGGCGCTTTGCGAGAAGTGCCACCAACCGGTGGACAAGTTCGAATACAAGCACACGCCGGTGAAGAAGGGCGAGTGCGTCGGGTGCCACGACCCGCACCAGTCGGACGCCCCCAAGCAACTGAAGAAGAAGAAGACCTCGGAACTCTGCTACACCTGCCACAAGAACACCCAGCAGGTGAAGAAGTTCCAGCACGGCCCGGTCGCCTCCGGCGATTGCAACGTGTGCCACAACCCGCACTCCTCCGCGAACCCGTTCCAGCTGGAAGCCAAGGGGAACGACGTCTGCTTCCTGTGCCACGAGGACCGGAAGGCGGAGTTCACCCGGAAATACCCCCACAAGCCCGCCCTCGAGTCGTGCATGAAGTGCCACGACGCGCACAATTCGGACCACCCGTTCATGCAGTCGAAGGAGGGGACGGCGCTTTGCTTCTCCTGCCACAAGAAGATGGAGGAGCACTTGAAGGCGTCCCCCGTCCGGCACCAGGCGCTCGACAAGGGGCCGTGCACCACGTGCCACACGGCGCACTCCTCCGACTACCCGCGCCAGCTGAAGACCCACACGAAGGACATCTGCTACACCTGCCACAAGGAGATGGGGGCCAGGGTGCGGTCGGCGAAGAACCTTCACGGTCCCGTGCAGCAGAACGACTGCTACGCCTGCCACGACCCGCACGGGAGCAAGAACCCGCTGATCCTCAAGAAATATTTCCCGAAGGAGTTCTACAAGCCCTACGAAACGGCGAACTACGCGATGTGCTTCGACTGCCACAACAAGGACATCGCGCTCGACAAGATCACGACGAAGCTGACCAACTTCCGCAACGGCGACACGAACATGCACTTCCTCCACGTGAACAAGGAGAAGGGGCGGTCGTGCAAGGCGTGCCACGAGGTCCACGCCGGGGACCAGGACAAGCACGTCCGAAAGGAAGTCCCCTTCGGCGGAAGCTGGAAGCTGCCGGTCGAATTCACGAAGACCCAGGGCGGCGGGTCGTGCGTGGTCGGGTGCCACAAGCCCAAGGCCTACGACCGCGTAAATCCCGTGAAGTATGAGTAG
- a CDS encoding FAD-dependent oxidoreductase: protein MEFLQPKNLLRYGYKDCVLCEVARPGEEKRCRDCYGRLGQRDRLLWEIRRKRILRTAGKLSLVYPGIGHFYSGRIGFGVFWAVLLPLSLGLVLNVWSGVTFGHGFLLAEAAMIWWLAWTDARRGPRDPSAPCQGACPSGIHVPDYIALVREGRPLEALALVHDRLPFAAFCGRACPHPCEQKCVRNEYGAPISIMAIKRYAADTGYAEGIVPSPEGIEGISGPRVAIVGAGASGLSAADTLARLGARVTVLDPNDEPGGMMRYGAAEFRFPGEALLSDVKHILARGVHFRGGTLFGRDATFSSLEREGFQAVLVAVGTWEAVRLPGAGGEDQGFHDALSFLARLRKNRPPRLRGRVVVIGGGNVAIDVARAALRMGAVDVTIACIESRETMPAFSLEVEEAIAEGAKLLTGAAVKRFILADGLVTGFEALKVERVDFDPQGRVIPRMISGSEFEVPADTVVMAIGSRADLSFLPGDAVRKAVDPELHVFRLQFPGGEPKIAAYMCGDCVRGPGTVVEASASGRAAALNIYEDLCVEEVDKARYRDHYRRRPEVQVTDRPEWRVRRKAERLSPETARGTFDEVEMGFKAQCAREESERCARCNLSL, encoded by the coding sequence ATGGAGTTCCTCCAACCGAAAAACCTCCTCCGATACGGTTACAAGGATTGCGTTCTCTGCGAAGTCGCGCGTCCGGGCGAGGAGAAGCGGTGCCGGGACTGCTACGGCCGGCTCGGTCAGCGCGACCGCCTGCTGTGGGAGATCCGGAGAAAGCGGATCCTGCGGACGGCGGGGAAACTTTCGCTGGTCTACCCCGGCATCGGGCATTTCTACTCCGGCCGGATCGGCTTCGGGGTCTTCTGGGCGGTCCTCCTTCCCCTGAGCCTCGGCCTCGTCCTGAACGTGTGGTCCGGGGTCACCTTCGGCCACGGCTTCCTCCTGGCGGAGGCGGCGATGATCTGGTGGCTGGCCTGGACCGACGCGCGCCGCGGTCCGCGCGATCCGTCGGCTCCCTGCCAGGGCGCCTGCCCGTCCGGCATCCACGTCCCCGACTACATCGCCCTCGTGCGGGAAGGCCGCCCGCTCGAGGCGCTGGCGCTCGTGCACGACAGGCTGCCCTTCGCCGCGTTCTGCGGCCGCGCGTGCCCCCATCCGTGCGAACAGAAGTGCGTGCGGAACGAATACGGGGCGCCGATCTCCATCATGGCGATCAAGCGGTACGCGGCGGACACCGGGTACGCGGAGGGGATCGTGCCGTCGCCCGAAGGGATCGAAGGGATTTCGGGCCCCCGGGTGGCGATCGTCGGGGCCGGCGCGTCGGGGCTCTCCGCGGCGGACACGCTCGCCCGCCTCGGCGCGCGTGTCACGGTCCTCGACCCGAACGACGAACCCGGCGGGATGATGCGGTACGGCGCGGCGGAGTTCCGGTTTCCCGGGGAGGCGCTTCTTTCGGACGTGAAGCACATCCTGGCCCGCGGCGTCCACTTTCGAGGGGGGACGCTTTTCGGCAGGGACGCCACCTTCTCCTCGCTTGAACGGGAGGGATTCCAGGCCGTCCTCGTCGCCGTCGGCACCTGGGAAGCCGTGAGACTTCCCGGTGCGGGAGGGGAGGACCAGGGGTTCCACGACGCCTTGTCGTTCCTCGCGCGCCTTCGGAAGAACCGGCCGCCGCGGCTGCGCGGACGAGTCGTGGTGATCGGCGGCGGGAACGTCGCGATCGACGTGGCCCGGGCCGCCCTTCGCATGGGGGCCGTCGACGTGACGATCGCCTGCATCGAGTCGCGGGAAACGATGCCGGCGTTCTCCCTGGAGGTCGAGGAGGCGATCGCCGAGGGGGCGAAGCTCCTTACGGGCGCGGCGGTGAAGCGGTTCATCCTCGCGGACGGATTGGTGACCGGATTCGAGGCGCTGAAGGTGGAGCGGGTCGACTTCGACCCGCAGGGAAGGGTCATCCCGCGGATGATCTCCGGCAGCGAGTTCGAAGTCCCCGCCGACACGGTCGTGATGGCGATCGGGAGCCGGGCCGACCTCTCCTTCCTCCCCGGGGATGCGGTCCGGAAGGCGGTGGATCCGGAACTCCACGTTTTCCGCTTGCAATTTCCGGGAGGGGAACCTAAAATCGCCGCCTATATGTGCGGGGACTGCGTCCGCGGCCCCGGCACGGTGGTCGAGGCGTCCGCCTCGGGGCGGGCGGCGGCGTTGAATATCTACGAGGACCTCTGCGTCGAAGAGGTCGACAAGGCGCGCTATCGGGACCACTACCGCAGGCGTCCCGAGGTCCAGGTGACCGATCGACCCGAATGGCGGGTCCGGCGCAAGGCGGAAAGGCTTTCTCCCGAGACGGCGCGCGGGACATTCGACGAGGTCGAAATGGGGTTCAAGGCTCAATGCGCCCGCGAGGAATCGGAACGGTGCGCACGTTGCAATCTCTCGCTGTAG
- a CDS encoding cytochrome c3 family protein, with protein MKKFAMLMAVVMVAVFSASVLVAADAPGKVVIKEIQKTKPAVAFNHKAHADKAGKCAECHHKDAAGKEQKCSSCHKAKMEKEKESFKEVMHTKCKDCHKKDATKKAPTKCDGCHKK; from the coding sequence ATGAAGAAATTCGCGATGCTTATGGCGGTCGTCATGGTGGCGGTGTTCTCGGCCAGCGTGCTGGTCGCGGCGGATGCTCCGGGCAAGGTCGTCATCAAGGAGATCCAGAAGACGAAGCCGGCGGTTGCGTTCAACCACAAGGCCCACGCCGACAAGGCCGGCAAGTGCGCCGAGTGCCACCACAAGGACGCGGCCGGCAAGGAGCAGAAGTGCTCCAGCTGCCACAAGGCCAAGATGGAGAAGGAGAAGGAGTCCTTCAAGGAAGTCATGCACACCAAGTGCAAGGATTGCCACAAGAAGGACGCGACGAAGAAGGCTCCGACGAAGTGCGACGGCTGCCACAAGAAGTAG
- a CDS encoding class I SAM-dependent methyltransferase, with protein sequence MRFCPACRVGLTHPVPTREELSRFYRSGAYRSPGGQRFLGPIEYLVSLSRRRRKTRIERFARPGTLLDVGCGRGLFLHLMRAGGWRVAGIEYDDESAVAARETYGLDVGTGGLEGAGFPPGSFDVITMCHVLEHLPDPGDAVERCRCLLRPGGLLVAAVPNLSSLQASVGKEQWFHLDPPHHLFHFTLEGLLALLERSRFRVRRIRRFDLEYDPFGWLQTLLNRTCRSRNALFDRLRNDEGEAAPPPAGDVAVSLLLSPILAPASLALSLLDSFLLHRGGTVEIFATPEG encoded by the coding sequence GTGCGCTTTTGTCCGGCCTGCCGCGTGGGATTGACCCACCCCGTTCCAACCCGGGAGGAACTCTCGCGATTCTATCGGTCGGGAGCCTACCGGTCTCCGGGAGGACAACGTTTCCTCGGTCCCATCGAATACCTCGTTTCCCTGTCCCGGCGGCGGAGAAAGACCAGGATCGAGCGCTTCGCTCGCCCCGGGACCCTCCTGGACGTCGGGTGCGGGCGGGGCCTCTTCCTGCACTTGATGCGGGCAGGCGGGTGGCGGGTGGCGGGGATCGAGTACGACGACGAATCCGCCGTCGCCGCCCGGGAAACGTACGGGCTCGACGTCGGGACGGGCGGCCTGGAAGGGGCGGGATTTCCTCCCGGGTCCTTCGACGTGATCACGATGTGCCACGTTCTCGAGCACCTCCCCGACCCTGGGGATGCGGTCGAACGATGCCGATGCCTGCTCCGTCCCGGGGGACTCCTCGTCGCGGCCGTCCCCAACCTGTCGAGCCTTCAGGCAAGCGTCGGGAAGGAACAATGGTTCCACCTCGATCCCCCTCATCACCTGTTCCACTTCACGCTCGAGGGATTGCTCGCTCTCCTGGAACGGTCCCGGTTCCGGGTCCGCAGGATCCGGCGATTCGACCTCGAATACGACCCGTTCGGTTGGCTCCAGACGCTGTTGAACCGGACCTGCCGCTCACGCAACGCGCTGTTCGATCGCCTTCGGAACGATGAGGGAGAGGCCGCCCCTCCGCCCGCCGGGGACGTGGCGGTCAGTCTCCTGCTGTCGCCGATCCTGGCGCCGGCGTCCCTCGCCCTCTCCCTTCTCGACTCCTTCCTGCTGCATCGGGGAGGGACCGTGGAAATATTCGCGACACCGGAGGGATAA